In uncultured Ilyobacter sp., a genomic segment contains:
- a CDS encoding carbon starvation CstA family protein: MFSYFISVAMLISAYFIYGKYLEKNFGVDSRDTPVTTMNDGVDYVEINWKKALLIQFLNIAGLGPVTGAIAGAMWGPAAFLWIVFGCIFAGSVHDYYAGLISMRHSGKNIPELIGKYLGKGAERFIKIVTVILLIIVGIAFITGPAEIMKSYTGISKEIWLLLIAVYYIIATMLPIDKIIGKIYPIFGASLIIMVVALMGSLLSKGYSIPEVSLQNLHPAGKPIFPFMFVVISCGAISGFHSTQSVLMGRCLKSEFSGRKAFYGAMIIEGIVALTWAAIAIAFFGGTEGLAQSGGGMVAISEISKSLLGKAGIVLVGFGVIALPISTGDTAFRSARLTIADAVGIEQKSFKNRILVSAPLFLVAGFMSQLGFTTLWRYVAFTNQILATFTLWMCTYFLIKNKKNMLVTGLPAAFMTGVMTCYILMAPEGLRMTGSIPYYLGVIAAIVSLVVVINKNKVSKNTGYLKKA, encoded by the coding sequence ATGTTTAGTTATTTTATAAGTGTTGCAATGCTGATTTCAGCATATTTTATCTATGGGAAATATCTTGAGAAGAACTTTGGAGTGGATTCTAGAGATACGCCGGTAACGACGATGAATGATGGAGTAGACTATGTGGAGATAAACTGGAAAAAAGCTCTGCTTATTCAGTTTTTGAATATAGCAGGTTTAGGTCCTGTAACTGGTGCTATAGCAGGAGCTATGTGGGGGCCTGCTGCCTTTCTCTGGATAGTATTCGGGTGTATTTTTGCCGGGTCTGTACATGATTATTATGCAGGACTCATATCCATGAGACATTCTGGAAAAAATATTCCTGAACTTATAGGAAAGTACCTTGGAAAGGGTGCAGAGAGATTTATAAAAATTGTTACTGTAATATTACTAATAATAGTTGGGATAGCTTTTATAACAGGTCCTGCAGAAATAATGAAAAGCTATACAGGTATATCTAAGGAGATATGGCTTCTGCTGATAGCGGTATACTATATTATTGCTACTATGCTTCCAATTGATAAAATAATCGGGAAAATATACCCGATTTTTGGGGCTTCTTTGATAATAATGGTAGTGGCTCTAATGGGATCACTCTTGAGTAAGGGATACAGCATTCCTGAGGTGTCACTTCAGAACCTTCACCCTGCAGGAAAGCCAATTTTTCCATTTATGTTTGTGGTAATATCATGTGGAGCTATCTCAGGTTTTCACTCGACTCAGAGTGTACTTATGGGGAGATGTCTCAAGAGCGAGTTTTCTGGAAGGAAGGCTTTTTACGGGGCGATGATCATAGAAGGAATAGTGGCTCTTACATGGGCTGCCATAGCCATAGCCTTCTTCGGAGGTACAGAGGGGCTGGCACAAAGTGGTGGAGGAATGGTAGCTATAAGCGAGATATCCAAGTCACTTCTTGGAAAAGCCGGAATTGTTCTGGTTGGATTTGGAGTAATTGCGCTACCTATTTCCACAGGAGATACTGCTTTTAGAAGTGCGAGATTAACTATAGCAGATGCAGTTGGTATTGAGCAAAAATCATTTAAAAACCGTATTTTGGTTTCTGCTCCTCTTTTTCTAGTAGCAGGTTTCATGTCTCAGCTTGGGTTTACAACTCTTTGGAGATATGTAGCTTTTACAAATCAGATACTGGCAACATTTACCCTGTGGATGTGTACATACTTCTTGATTAAGAACAAGAAAAATATGCTGGTAACTGGACTTCCTGCTGCCTTTATGACAGGAGTAATGACTTGTTATATTCTAATGGCTCCAGAAGGGCTTAGAATGACAGGATCCATTCCTTATTATCTAGGAGTAATAGCAGCAATAGTTTCCCTTGTTGTAGTTATTAATAAAAATAAAGTTTCTAAAAATACTGGATACTTAAAAAAAGCTTAA
- the ilvC gene encoding ketol-acid reductoisomerase — protein sequence MAVTVYTEKDCNIDILKGKKIVVVGFGSQGHAHALNLFDSGVDVTVGLREGSKTMEKVRAAGLKADTIANAVKDADVVMILIPDESQGKIYAEEIEPNLKEGAYLGFGHGFNVLYNIVNLRPDLNVFLAAPKGPGHMVRRTFVEGTGTPGLIAIEQDPSGNTKEIALAWAQGFGGARAGVIETTFKEETETDLFGEQAVLCGGVTELMKAGFETLVEAGYEPEMAYFECVHEMKLIVDMIIDGGFTSMRDSISNTAEYGDYITGTKVITKESREGMKEVLKDIQDGTFAKNFIKECETMEFMNEKRKTEQEHQLEKVGNELRGMMSWLKK from the coding sequence ATGGCAGTAACTGTATACACAGAAAAGGATTGTAACATCGATATCTTAAAGGGGAAAAAAATAGTAGTAGTTGGTTTTGGAAGCCAAGGACATGCACATGCTTTAAACCTTTTTGATTCAGGGGTAGATGTTACAGTAGGACTAAGAGAAGGTTCTAAGACAATGGAAAAAGTAAGAGCTGCAGGTCTAAAGGCAGACACAATAGCAAATGCAGTAAAAGATGCAGATGTTGTAATGATACTTATCCCAGACGAGTCTCAAGGTAAAATCTATGCTGAAGAGATTGAACCAAATCTTAAAGAGGGAGCGTACCTAGGATTCGGACACGGATTCAATGTCCTTTACAATATCGTAAACTTAAGACCAGACCTAAACGTATTCTTAGCAGCACCTAAAGGACCAGGACACATGGTTAGAAGAACTTTCGTTGAAGGTACAGGGACGCCAGGACTTATTGCAATAGAGCAAGATCCTTCAGGAAACACAAAAGAGATCGCACTTGCGTGGGCTCAAGGATTTGGAGGAGCAAGAGCTGGAGTAATCGAAACTACATTTAAAGAAGAAACTGAAACTGACCTTTTTGGAGAGCAGGCAGTTCTTTGCGGTGGAGTTACAGAGCTAATGAAAGCAGGATTTGAAACTCTTGTAGAGGCTGGATACGAGCCTGAGATGGCATACTTTGAGTGTGTACATGAGATGAAGCTTATCGTTGATATGATCATAGACGGTGGATTCACATCTATGAGAGACTCTATCTCAAACACAGCTGAATACGGAGACTACATCACTGGAACTAAAGTTATAACTAAAGAGTCTAGAGAAGGAATGAAGGAAGTATTAAAAGATATCCAAGACGGAACTTTTGCCAAAAACTTCATAAAAGAATGCGAAACTATGGAATTTATGAATGAAAAGAGAAAAACTGAGCAAGAACACCAATTAGAAAAAGTAGGAAATGAGTTAAGAGGAATGATGTCTTGGCTTAAAAAATAA
- the ilvB gene encoding biosynthetic-type acetolactate synthase large subunit, with amino-acid sequence MKGAQILLETLKHLGIKEIFGYPGGAVLSIFEALREDNDIKFILPRHEQGASHAADASGRLTGIPGVCLATSGPGATNLVTGIMTAYMDSSPMIAITGQVSRSNKGKDVFQEVDIVGVTLPITKHNYSVESIEELPVILREAFHIATTGRPGPVLIDLPADIQNEEMSEERFKILLDQELDLFPSLHIPKLDMTKVEEAVELLKKSKRPLIISGAGVIRSGAADELYEFATKNNIPVTSSLLGLGGFPGDNKLFLGMGGVHGSIATNIIIQEADFVLAVGTRLDNRLTCDTEGFLDQAKVVHIDIDPAENKKIIVADVFIQGDAKEALSKMSEMSTGKIEQRWLDRVEELRGKYSPTKFSEKYSLEPRRIFEILSQKTDENAIITTDVGQHQMWVAQYYKFRKPKTFITSGGAGAMGFGIPAAIAAKIKKPDTTVISVVGDGGFQMSVGEIIMLKQYKLPVKIFVINNSTLGMVKQLQDTFKGGKHFGVYLDVNPDFIQIAKAYGLKGVKVTNEEELVKACDENINTEEPVIIECVLDRKKNVYQTLVHPNI; translated from the coding sequence GTGAAAGGGGCACAGATTCTGTTAGAGACTCTGAAACACTTGGGAATAAAGGAGATTTTTGGATATCCTGGAGGAGCAGTACTTTCAATTTTTGAAGCTCTTCGAGAGGACAATGATATTAAATTTATCCTCCCAAGGCACGAACAAGGAGCATCTCATGCAGCAGATGCATCTGGAAGGCTTACAGGTATCCCGGGGGTCTGTTTGGCCACCTCAGGTCCTGGAGCGACCAACTTGGTTACAGGGATAATGACTGCCTATATGGATTCTTCTCCAATGATAGCCATAACAGGCCAGGTATCTAGGTCTAATAAGGGTAAGGATGTATTTCAAGAAGTGGATATTGTAGGAGTTACTCTTCCTATAACAAAACACAACTACAGTGTAGAATCTATCGAAGAGCTGCCTGTAATACTGAGAGAGGCTTTTCATATCGCTACAACAGGTAGACCAGGTCCAGTTCTTATAGATCTTCCTGCTGATATTCAAAATGAGGAAATGAGTGAAGAGAGGTTCAAGATACTTTTGGATCAGGAGTTAGATCTTTTTCCGTCTCTTCATATTCCAAAGTTAGATATGACCAAGGTAGAAGAAGCAGTAGAGCTTCTTAAAAAATCCAAAAGACCTTTGATTATTTCTGGAGCCGGGGTAATACGAAGTGGTGCAGCAGATGAACTTTATGAATTTGCCACCAAAAACAACATACCGGTAACATCTTCCTTATTGGGATTGGGAGGATTTCCAGGAGACAACAAACTTTTTCTAGGAATGGGAGGAGTCCACGGAAGTATAGCCACAAATATAATAATTCAGGAAGCTGATTTCGTATTGGCAGTGGGAACCAGACTAGACAACAGACTTACGTGTGATACCGAAGGTTTTTTAGATCAGGCAAAAGTGGTTCATATAGATATTGACCCTGCGGAAAATAAAAAAATAATTGTAGCAGATGTATTTATTCAAGGTGATGCAAAGGAAGCTTTGAGTAAAATGTCTGAGATGAGTACCGGGAAAATAGAACAACGTTGGTTAGACAGAGTAGAGGAACTTAGAGGTAAATACTCACCTACAAAGTTTAGTGAGAAGTATTCTCTAGAGCCAAGAAGAATTTTTGAAATTTTGAGCCAAAAGACTGATGAAAATGCTATAATAACTACAGACGTAGGACAACATCAGATGTGGGTAGCTCAATATTACAAGTTTAGAAAGCCAAAAACCTTTATCACTTCAGGGGGAGCTGGGGCAATGGGATTTGGTATCCCAGCAGCAATAGCTGCCAAGATTAAAAAACCTGATACCACAGTTATATCCGTTGTAGGAGACGGTGGCTTCCAGATGAGTGTAGGGGAAATAATAATGCTAAAACAGTATAAGCTTCCTGTGAAAATTTTTGTTATAAATAACAGCACCCTAGGAATGGTAAAACAGCTTCAGGATACATTTAAAGGGGGGAAACATTTTGGAGTATATCTAGATGTCAATCCTGACTTTATCCAGATAGCAAAAGCCTATGGTTTAAAGGGTGTAAAAGTAACAAATGAAGAAGAACTTGTGAAAGCCTGTGATGAAAATATTAACACAGAGGAACCTGTAATAATAGAATGTGTCTTAGATAGAAAAAAGAATGTATATCAGACACTGGTTCATCCAAATATATAA
- the ilvD gene encoding dihydroxy-acid dehydratase, whose protein sequence is MKSDVVKKGVARSPHRSLLKALGLTEREIQAPFIGVVGSFNELVPGHVHLKTIIDSVKNGIRMGGGVPFEFSTIAVCDGLAMNNDAMRYSLPSRNIIADTIEVQVRGAALDALVFIPNCDKVVPGMLMAAARLNIPAIFISGGPMLAGVHKGKKIALSDVFEYVGKYQAGEISEDELTEVEGKACPTCGSCAGMYTANTMNCLTEALGMALPGNGTVPAVFSKRMEMAKEAGMRVLELLEKGVKPRDIMTKKAFMNAVRVDMALGGSTNTVLHLLAIANDADVDLTLDDFDEVSKGVPQISKLSPAGSHFIEDLDRAGGVYAVMRELIDGEILEDETTVNGKLSEVLKRHRVTDKVVIRELSDPYTKRGGLTVLKGNIAPLGAVVKSGGVVEEMKVHSGPARVFNSEEDTVAALMGGKIKDGDVIIIRYEGPKGGPGMREMLTPTSILVGLGLDKTVALITDGRFSGATRGAAIGHVSPEAAEGGPIALIEEGDTIKIDINEGTLDFVIGEEELEKRKSKLVIVEKEASGYLKKYSEKVKSAYSGAIEG, encoded by the coding sequence ATGAAAAGTGATGTAGTAAAAAAAGGAGTGGCAAGATCGCCACATAGAAGTCTTTTAAAAGCTCTAGGTCTTACAGAGAGAGAGATACAGGCTCCGTTTATAGGGGTTGTAGGTTCTTTCAATGAACTTGTACCTGGACATGTACATCTAAAAACAATAATTGATTCAGTAAAAAATGGAATAAGAATGGGTGGGGGAGTTCCTTTTGAATTCTCTACAATTGCAGTATGTGACGGACTGGCTATGAATAATGATGCAATGAGATACTCACTGCCGTCTAGAAATATAATCGCTGATACTATAGAGGTTCAGGTAAGAGGCGCAGCCTTAGATGCTCTGGTTTTTATACCTAACTGTGATAAGGTAGTTCCTGGAATGCTTATGGCTGCAGCAAGGTTGAATATACCTGCTATCTTTATAAGTGGTGGACCTATGTTAGCAGGGGTTCACAAAGGTAAAAAAATCGCTCTTAGTGATGTTTTTGAATATGTAGGGAAATATCAGGCTGGAGAAATATCAGAAGATGAACTTACAGAAGTAGAAGGAAAGGCTTGCCCTACATGTGGTTCTTGTGCAGGAATGTACACTGCAAACACAATGAACTGCTTGACAGAAGCATTGGGTATGGCTCTTCCTGGAAACGGAACGGTTCCTGCAGTATTCTCAAAAAGAATGGAGATGGCAAAAGAAGCCGGAATGAGAGTCTTAGAACTCCTTGAAAAAGGTGTTAAACCTAGAGATATAATGACTAAAAAAGCATTTATGAACGCCGTTAGAGTGGACATGGCTCTAGGAGGATCTACAAATACGGTACTTCATCTTTTGGCTATTGCAAATGATGCCGATGTAGACCTTACTCTAGATGATTTTGATGAAGTGAGTAAAGGTGTTCCTCAGATATCTAAACTTTCTCCAGCAGGAAGCCACTTTATAGAGGACCTCGACCGTGCAGGAGGGGTATATGCTGTAATGAGAGAGCTTATAGATGGAGAAATACTAGAAGATGAAACAACAGTAAACGGGAAATTATCAGAAGTACTAAAGAGACATAGAGTAACCGATAAAGTTGTAATAAGAGAACTCTCTGACCCCTATACTAAAAGAGGAGGACTAACTGTCCTAAAAGGTAACATCGCACCTCTTGGAGCAGTTGTAAAATCAGGTGGAGTTGTGGAAGAGATGAAGGTTCACAGCGGACCTGCAAGGGTATTTAACAGTGAGGAAGATACAGTAGCAGCTCTTATGGGCGGAAAGATAAAAGATGGAGATGTAATCATAATAAGATACGAAGGTCCTAAGGGAGGACCTGGAATGAGAGAGATGCTCACTCCGACCTCTATACTTGTGGGACTAGGTCTAGACAAGACAGTGGCCCTTATTACTGACGGTAGATTCTCCGGAGCTACAAGGGGAGCAGCGATAGGACATGTTTCTCCTGAGGCGGCAGAAGGCGGACCGATAGCTCTTATAGAAGAAGGAGATACTATAAAAATTGATATAAATGAGGGAACTCTTGATTTTGTAATAGGTGAGGAAGAACTAGAAAAAAGAAAATCAAAATTAGTCATAGTTGAAAAAGAGGCTAGCGGATATTTAAAGAAGTATTCTGAAAAAGTTAAATCGGCTTACAGTGGAGCAATAGAGGGGTAG
- the leuB gene encoding 3-isopropylmalate dehydrogenase has protein sequence MQKTKCNDTKTYKIALLPGDYIGEEITSGAVKIMERVGKAYGVDLQFTRGAIGGAGLDEAGHPFPEATKNICKESDAVFLGAVGGPKWDDVASNLRPERGLLEIRKELGVFANLRPVKIHSSLRDKSPLKESIIGENLDILIVRELIGGIYFGEKGREGDKAYDVMSYSAEEVERIAEIAFQAASKRDKRVTSVDKANVLESSKLWRETVEKVAKKYPEVELSHLYVDNAAMQLVINPRQFDVILTSNMFGDILSDEASVISGSIGMLPSASIGKGVGLFEPIHGSAPDIAGQDKVNPMATILSGAMMLRHSFDMEEAAKVIEKAVELVLEKGYRTGDIYSGTEKLVGTKEVVEKIMEEIEVLLQK, from the coding sequence ATGCAAAAAACAAAATGTAATGATACAAAAACATATAAAATAGCACTTTTACCTGGAGATTATATAGGAGAAGAGATAACTTCAGGAGCTGTAAAGATAATGGAGAGAGTAGGGAAGGCCTATGGAGTAGATCTTCAGTTTACAAGAGGGGCTATAGGGGGAGCAGGTCTTGACGAAGCAGGACATCCTTTTCCAGAGGCGACAAAAAACATATGTAAGGAAAGTGATGCAGTATTTTTGGGAGCTGTAGGGGGACCTAAATGGGATGATGTAGCTTCTAACTTAAGACCTGAAAGAGGACTTCTTGAGATACGTAAGGAACTGGGAGTTTTTGCAAACTTAAGACCTGTAAAAATACATAGTTCTCTAAGAGACAAGAGCCCGCTAAAAGAGAGTATTATCGGAGAAAACCTTGATATTCTTATAGTGAGAGAGCTTATAGGGGGTATCTACTTTGGAGAAAAAGGCAGAGAGGGAGACAAGGCATATGATGTAATGTCTTATTCTGCTGAAGAAGTTGAGAGAATTGCGGAAATCGCATTCCAAGCGGCTTCTAAAAGAGACAAAAGGGTAACAAGTGTAGATAAAGCAAACGTACTAGAAAGTTCAAAACTCTGGAGAGAAACAGTGGAAAAAGTGGCTAAGAAATATCCTGAGGTAGAGCTCAGCCATCTGTATGTAGACAATGCTGCCATGCAGCTTGTAATAAACCCTAGACAGTTTGATGTTATACTTACAAGCAACATGTTTGGAGATATATTATCAGATGAAGCTAGCGTGATCTCTGGTTCTATAGGAATGCTTCCTTCGGCGAGTATTGGAAAGGGCGTAGGACTTTTCGAGCCTATTCACGGATCGGCTCCAGATATCGCGGGTCAGGATAAGGTTAACCCTATGGCTACAATATTGTCTGGTGCTATGATGCTAAGACACTCTTTCGATATGGAAGAAGCTGCAAAAGTCATAGAAAAAGCCGTGGAGCTTGTACTTGAAAAAGGATACAGAACTGGTGACATCTATAGTGGAACTGAAAAACTTGTAGGGACAAAAGAGGTAGTAGAAAAAATAATGGAAGAGATTGAGGTTCTTCTACAAAAGTAG
- a CDS encoding 3-isopropylmalate dehydratase, with translation MSDIIRGKVYVLGDDIDTDQIIPASYLVYRVDDPEESKLYGKYALSGLPTEIKKVSPFVKEGEFTSDYTVVIAGKNFGCGSSREHAPLCLEKAGVKAVIAESYARIFYRNAIDGAFLIPYESAAKIFDKFSTGDEIELDGENSIIKNLTTGEEFSLKSMGDAYEIVKAGGIFKYAKNKM, from the coding sequence ATGAGTGATATTATAAGAGGAAAAGTTTACGTACTAGGAGACGATATAGATACAGATCAAATAATACCGGCTTCATATCTTGTATACAGAGTAGATGACCCTGAGGAATCAAAGCTTTATGGTAAATATGCACTTTCGGGACTTCCTACTGAGATAAAAAAAGTCAGTCCTTTTGTAAAAGAGGGAGAATTTACAAGTGACTACACAGTTGTAATCGCAGGAAAAAACTTCGGGTGCGGATCTTCTAGAGAACATGCACCACTGTGCCTTGAAAAAGCAGGAGTTAAGGCTGTAATAGCTGAAAGTTATGCCAGAATATTTTATAGAAATGCTATAGATGGTGCATTTTTAATACCATATGAATCTGCAGCTAAAATATTTGATAAGTTCTCCACTGGGGATGAGATCGAACTAGATGGTGAGAATAGCATAATAAAGAACTTAACAACAGGAGAAGAGTTCTCTTTGAAATCTATGGGTGATGCCTATGAAATAGTAAAAGCCGGGGGGATATTTAAGTATGCAAAAAACAAAATGTAA
- a CDS encoding aconitase/3-isopropylmalate dehydratase large subunit family protein: MTIVEKILAKKSNKEKVSPGENIWVDVDNLLTHDVCGPGAASIFKREFGENAKVWDKEKVILIPDHYIFTKDKYAMRNLEIVKDFAKEQDLKYYYEPFTSDYKGVCHIAYAEEGHAMPGKVMFGTDSHTCTAGAFGQFATGIGNTDAGFILGTGRLWVKVPETIRFTFNGKFPKYVMGKDIVLQTIGDVGFDGATYCCMQYDGEAIGDLNMDERMTICNMAIEAGGKCGIIEPDQTTIDYVKARTDASFEVFHSDADATYKSELIYDASEMEPVVAQPYSPANVEKAKNLEDVKITRSYIGSCTGGKTTDFYAAAEILKGRKTVVDTYIVPATTKVEKDLNEIKIGDETLMEILEKAGCLIGPPSCGACLGGPEDTFGRTHADEVVISTTNRNFHGRMGSMESKVYLASPYTAAASAVTGYITDPRKFIEGE; encoded by the coding sequence ATGACAATTGTTGAAAAAATTCTTGCTAAAAAATCAAACAAAGAAAAAGTAAGTCCAGGTGAAAACATTTGGGTAGATGTTGATAACCTGCTAACTCATGACGTTTGCGGTCCTGGAGCAGCTTCCATATTCAAACGTGAATTTGGTGAAAATGCAAAGGTATGGGATAAAGAGAAGGTTATACTTATTCCTGACCACTATATTTTTACAAAAGATAAATATGCCATGAGAAACCTTGAAATAGTGAAAGATTTTGCGAAAGAACAAGATCTTAAATACTACTATGAGCCCTTTACATCAGACTACAAAGGTGTATGTCATATAGCCTATGCTGAAGAGGGACATGCAATGCCTGGAAAGGTAATGTTTGGAACAGATTCTCATACATGTACTGCAGGAGCTTTCGGACAATTTGCCACAGGAATAGGAAATACAGATGCCGGATTTATATTGGGAACCGGAAGACTTTGGGTAAAGGTTCCTGAAACAATAAGGTTCACTTTTAACGGTAAATTCCCTAAATATGTAATGGGAAAAGACATTGTACTTCAGACTATAGGGGATGTCGGATTTGACGGTGCAACTTACTGTTGTATGCAGTATGACGGAGAAGCTATAGGTGATCTCAATATGGACGAAAGGATGACTATCTGCAACATGGCTATAGAGGCTGGAGGTAAATGCGGGATAATCGAACCTGATCAGACAACTATAGATTATGTGAAAGCCAGAACAGACGCCTCTTTTGAAGTATTTCACTCAGATGCAGATGCAACTTATAAAAGTGAGCTCATTTACGACGCATCAGAGATGGAACCTGTAGTAGCTCAGCCTTATTCACCGGCAAATGTTGAAAAGGCTAAAAATTTGGAAGACGTAAAAATTACAAGATCTTATATAGGGTCTTGTACAGGAGGGAAGACTACTGACTTTTATGCAGCTGCGGAAATATTAAAAGGTAGAAAAACAGTTGTTGATACTTATATAGTACCTGCTACTACCAAGGTAGAAAAAGATCTGAATGAAATAAAAATTGGTGACGAAACACTTATGGAAATACTAGAAAAAGCAGGATGCTTAATAGGGCCACCTTCATGCGGGGCATGTCTTGGAGGACCTGAAGATACCTTTGGAAGAACACATGCAGATGAGGTAGTAATCTCTACTACAAACAGAAACTTCCATGGAAGAATGGGATCGATGGAATCAAAAGTATATCTTGCATCGCCATATACAGCAGCTGCATCTGCTGTCACAGGCTACATTACGGATCCGAGAAAGTTCATAGAGGGGGAGTAA
- a CDS encoding 2-isopropylmalate synthase, producing the protein MRKVKIFDTTLRDGEQTPGVNLSIEEKITIAKNLEELNVDVIEAGFAIASQADFDAIKEVAKTIKKCKVASLARATVKDIDRAWDAVKEAKHPRIHTFIATSDIHMKYKLKMSEDEVYNQAVEMVKYAKSKGCEVQFSCEDASRTRAEFLYRVLEGVIDAGAVVVNIPDTVGFTYPEEFYEIIKGIKENVPNIDKAEIAVHCHNDLGLATANALAAIRAGAEQIECTVNGLGERAGNTAIEELAMTLKVRPEGYEAECGINHSKIYHVSKTVSKLTGVDIQPNKAVVGENAFAHESGIHQHGVLENSSTYEIMTPESIGRTKNKLVFGKHSGKHAFKDKLIELGYELSDEKIDDIFKKFKKLTDIKKEILDEDIESLALGGLRTVEKSYDLTSFNIIRVPGHTTQAEVKMVAKSEIRTAIAEGDGPVSAVYNAINTITGCKNCTLKDYSIKSITSASDAQGEARVEVEIDGKVYIGKGIKTDIIEASAIAYIDAINRSLINANK; encoded by the coding sequence ATGAGAAAAGTTAAGATTTTTGACACAACTCTTAGGGACGGAGAGCAGACACCAGGGGTAAACCTTTCAATCGAAGAAAAGATAACAATTGCAAAGAATTTGGAAGAACTGAATGTGGATGTTATAGAGGCTGGATTCGCCATAGCTTCTCAAGCTGACTTTGATGCAATAAAAGAAGTGGCTAAGACCATAAAAAAATGTAAAGTTGCATCTCTAGCCAGGGCAACTGTAAAAGATATAGACAGAGCATGGGATGCAGTAAAAGAAGCCAAGCATCCGAGAATACATACTTTTATAGCAACATCTGATATTCATATGAAATACAAGCTTAAGATGTCAGAAGACGAGGTATATAATCAAGCTGTAGAGATGGTTAAATATGCAAAGTCCAAAGGGTGTGAAGTTCAGTTTTCATGTGAAGATGCTTCTAGAACAAGAGCTGAATTTCTATATAGAGTTTTAGAAGGAGTAATCGATGCTGGGGCTGTAGTTGTTAATATCCCTGATACAGTTGGATTCACATATCCTGAGGAATTTTATGAGATAATAAAGGGGATAAAAGAAAATGTACCAAATATAGATAAGGCTGAAATCGCAGTTCACTGCCATAATGACCTTGGACTTGCTACAGCAAATGCCTTGGCTGCAATTCGTGCAGGAGCGGAACAGATAGAGTGTACTGTAAATGGACTAGGAGAGAGAGCAGGTAACACTGCTATAGAAGAACTTGCCATGACACTTAAGGTGAGACCAGAAGGTTACGAAGCTGAGTGTGGAATAAATCACAGTAAAATTTATCATGTAAGTAAGACAGTAAGCAAACTTACAGGAGTGGATATTCAGCCAAATAAAGCTGTGGTAGGTGAAAACGCATTTGCTCACGAATCTGGTATACACCAACATGGAGTGTTGGAAAACAGCAGTACTTATGAGATAATGACTCCAGAGAGTATAGGAAGAACAAAAAATAAACTTGTGTTTGGAAAGCACTCTGGAAAACACGCATTTAAAGATAAATTAATTGAGCTTGGATATGAACTGTCTGACGAAAAGATAGATGACATTTTCAAAAAATTCAAAAAGCTAACAGATATTAAGAAAGAAATTTTAGATGAGGATATTGAATCTCTAGCTCTTGGGGGACTTAGAACCGTAGAAAAATCTTATGACCTTACAAGTTTCAACATAATAAGAGTTCCTGGACATACTACCCAGGCAGAAGTAAAAATGGTAGCTAAAAGTGAGATAAGAACTGCAATTGCAGAGGGTGACGGACCGGTAAGTGCGGTTTACAACGCCATCAATACAATAACTGGATGCAAAAATTGTACCCTTAAGGACTATTCTATAAAAAGTATAACTAGTGCTTCTGATGCTCAAGGTGAGGCAAGGGTAGAAGTGGAAATAGACGGAAAAGTGTATATCGGTAAAGGTATCAAAACTGATATAATAGAGGCAAGTGCCATAGCTTATATAGATGCCATAAACAGAAGTTTAATAAATGCAAATAAATAG